The Leptospira sp. WS39.C2 genome contains a region encoding:
- a CDS encoding SDR family oxidoreductase, with the protein MKQTILITGASSGFGLIIANRLHENGYNVIGTSRNPKQIKVPFTMLPLDIADDNSIKGFRNELFKHISKLDVLINNAGFYLSGLAEETSIEEGKRQFETNFWGTVKLTKELLPDFRKQRSGKIITVGSIMGLLNFPSASYYGASKHALEGFFKSLRFELNEFNVKVAMVEPMGFKTNIINNALKAEIKIDDYNQYRSKIERFANDLFGNAPEPTPVIDTLVKLIETKDPKFSHPVGKGAPLILAIQHFAYKVFENSLIKNFNRFKD; encoded by the coding sequence ATGAAACAAACAATTTTAATTACAGGTGCATCTTCAGGTTTTGGTCTGATCATTGCAAATAGACTTCACGAAAATGGTTATAACGTAATTGGTACTAGTCGTAATCCAAAACAAATTAAAGTACCGTTTACTATGTTACCACTCGATATTGCCGATGATAATTCAATCAAGGGTTTCCGTAATGAATTATTCAAGCATATTTCTAAATTAGATGTTTTGATTAATAATGCGGGTTTTTATTTATCAGGACTTGCAGAGGAAACATCGATTGAAGAAGGGAAAAGGCAGTTCGAAACAAATTTTTGGGGAACAGTAAAACTAACAAAAGAGTTGTTACCTGACTTTAGAAAACAAAGATCAGGAAAAATCATAACTGTTGGGTCAATCATGGGACTACTGAATTTTCCTAGTGCCTCTTATTATGGAGCTTCCAAACACGCATTGGAGGGATTTTTTAAATCCTTACGATTTGAATTAAATGAGTTCAATGTTAAAGTAGCCATGGTGGAACCAATGGGGTTTAAGACTAATATCATCAATAATGCTCTAAAAGCTGAAATTAAAATTGATGACTACAACCAATATAGAAGTAAAATTGAAAGGTTTGCAAACGATTTGTTTGGAAATGCTCCAGAACCTACTCCAGTGATCGATACTTTGGTAAAATTGATCGAAACAAAAGATCCAAAATTCAGTCATCCAGTTGGTAAAGGTGCACCATTGATTTTGGCGATCCAACACTTTGCTTACAAAGTATTTGAGAATTCTTTAATAAAAAACTTCAATCGATTTAAGGACTAA